A window of Castanea sativa cultivar Marrone di Chiusa Pesio chromosome 1, ASM4071231v1 contains these coding sequences:
- the LOC142641402 gene encoding altered inheritance of mitochondria protein 32 isoform X1 codes for MRIAHSSRYLISAANSHSHRIRIVPLLPFPLSRSSTTTTTTTTTTLTQAPPLAPTTMASETDNLSTLPAANGNVVEDEKFGFRRPEMFTENLAGTVGAYDRHVFLCYKSPEAWPSKVEGSESDPLPKLLSSAVKARKNDIALKTNVTVYEGSEGTEFSDGDVLIFPDMIKYRGLKESDVDSFVEDVLVNGKPWASGVQEVFTGSHVFVCAHGSRDRRCGVCGPVLIEKLKEEIESRGLKNQVFVNACSHIGGHKYAGNVIIYSPAPDGKITGHWYGYVTPDDVPALLVQHIEKGEIITHLWRGQMGAAAEVGGKEDEHKLPNGDVKKNKKKKHEESGTQSKKEEVSGCCQGVNGFSCCKDGSLDQNGVIEKNLKEAVAHEKEQGKLSSWMGSWEQSDVLTALAVVGAVATVAVAYSFYRRSG; via the exons ATGCGCATTGCGCACTCTTCTCGTTATCTCATATCTGCAGCTAACTCCCACTCTCACCGCATTCGCATAGTCCCTCTTCTCCCATTTCCTCTCTCTCGctcttcaacaacaacaacaacaacaacaacaacaaccctaACCCAAGCTCCACCTTTAGCTCCTACCACCATGGCTTCCGAGACCGATAACCTCTCTACCCTCCCCGCCGCCAACGGCAACGTCGTCGAAGACGAGAAGTTCGGCTTCCGACGCCCCGAGATGTTCACGGAGAACCTCGCCGGAACGGTCGGCGCCTACGACCGCCACGTCTTCCTCTGCTACAAGAGCCCTGAGGCCTGGCCATCCAAGGTCGAAGGCTCCGAATCCGATCCGCTCCCCAAGCTCCTCTCCTCTGCTGTCAAAGCTCGCAAGAATGACATCGCGCTCAAG ACGAACGTGACAGTATATGAAGGAAGCGAGGGGACTGAGTTTTCTGATGGAGACGTGTTGATTTTCCCTGATATGATTAAGTACAG GGGTCTGAAGGAATCGGATGTGGATAGCTTTGTTGAGGATGTTCTTGTGAATGGTAAACCATGGGCTTCTGGGGTGCAGGAGGTGTTTACTGGTTCGCATGTGTTTGTATGTGCTCATGGGAGTCGTGACCGGAGGTGTGGTGTTTGCGGGCCGGTTCTCATTGAAAAGCTTAAAGAGGAGATTGAGTCTCGAGGATTGAAGAACCAGGTGTTTGTTAATGCATGCTCGCACATCGGAGGGCACAAGTATGCTGGGAATGTGATTATCTACAGTCCGGCCCCAGATGGGAAGATTACAGGTCATTG GTATGGTTATGTTACTCCTGATGATGTGCCTGCATTGCTTGTTCAGCATATTGAGAAGGGAGAGATCATAACACATCTTTGGAG AGGGCAAATGGGGGCGGCTGCTGAGGTAGGTGGCAAAGAGGATGAACATAAGCTTCCTAATGGGGATgtgaagaaaaacaagaagaagaagcacgaAGAAAGTGGTACTCAGAGCAAGAAGGAGGAAGTTTCTGGCTGTTGCCAGGGTGTTAATGGGTTTTCTTGTTGCAAAGATGGAAGTTTGGATCAGAATGGTGTAATTGAAAAGAATCTGAAAGAAGCCGTAGCACATGAAAAGGAGCAGGGCAAACTATCAAGCTGGATGGGATCATGGGAACAAAGTGATGTTCTCACTGCTCTTGCAGTGGTTGGAGCAGTGGCAACAGTTGCTGTGGCCTATAGTTTTTATAGGAGGTCAGGCTGA
- the LOC142622503 gene encoding protein kinase PVPK-1-like: MESLIDGVSKTQNLAIGNNSPSRSKTPHSSRPPSSKQTRHEVVSSTSYATVHNHAMKTASYPNGYVINQKPSHKVTRDDVQHAESLKTEKHYYNSHKGKSEYGPPNYVDRKVGGTSYEEKVSAVAMKSYINNPIFDSKNCNSSGLSESENSVFFPSKGGAEQMNGHCTSQSAVTYCPSPPNSLYAATLYSEAKQSFTNTEVSECTSSIEKSIESGEVTNACDLVESRKTSMYRGSTGSDLSDESSSSSLSSAMYKPHKANDIRWEAIQAVRSRNGMLEMKHFRLLKRLGCGDIGNVYLSELTGTKTYFAMKVMDKSALAARKKLLRAQTEREILQSLDHPFLPTLYSYFETEKFSCLVMEFCPGGDLHALRQKQPGKYFPEHAARFYVAEVLLALEYLHMLGIIYRDLKPENVLVREDGHIMLSDFDLSLRCAVCPTLVRSSNLSLETKNSAYCVQPACIEPTCVMQPDCIQPACFAPRFLSGKPKKEKKNKSKNETCHQVTPLPELIAEPTSARSMSFVGTHEYLAPEIIKGEGHGSAVDWWTFGIFLYELLFGKTPFKGAGNRATLFNVVGQPLRFPESPSVSFAARDLIRGLLVKEPQHRLAYRRGATEVKQHPFFQSVNWALIRCTNPPDVPKPVVMDFPIIDPPKAPTTEVPGVDVKPSGNYLEIDFF; encoded by the exons ATGGAGTCACTTATTGATGGAGTTTCGAAGACTCAGAATTTGGCAATAGGCAACAACTCTCCTTCAAGATCTAAGACTCCTCACTCCTCTCGGCCTCCATCTTCGAAACAAACTAGACATGAAGTGGTTTCTTCCACTTCCTATGCAACTGTTCATAATCATGCCATGAAAACAGCCAGCTATCCAAATGGTTATGTGATTAATCAAAAGCCATCCCACAAGGTGACCCGTGATGATGTGCAGCATGCAGAATCACTGAAGACAGAAAAACACTATTACAATTCACATAAAGGAAAATCTGAATATGGGCCCCCCAATTATGTTGATAGGAAAGTGGGTGGAACCTCTTATGAGGAGAAGGTTTCTGCAGTGGCAATGAAATCTTACATCAACAATCCCATTTTTGATTCAAAGAATTGTAATTCAAGTGGCTTGTCGGAATCTGAAAATTCGGTTTTCTTTCCAAGTAAAGGAGGTGCTGAACAAATGAATGGCCACTGTACTTCTCAATCAGCGGTAACCTATTGTCCAAGTCCTCCAAATAGCCTCTATGCTGCCACCCTGTATTCAGAAGCCAAACAAAGTTTCACAAACACGGAAGTTAGTGAATGCACAAGCAGCATTGAGAAGTCTATTGAAAGTGGTGAAGTTACTAATGCTTGTGATCTTGTCGAGAGCAGGAAGACCAGCATGTACAGAGGCAGCACTGGCAGTGATCTTAGTGATGAGAGCAGCTCAAGTAGTTTAAGCAGTGCCATGTACAAGCCCCACAAGGCAAATGATATAAGATGGGAAGCAATTCAAGCTGTTCGATCTCGTAATGGGATGTTGGAAATGAAACATTTTAGATTGTTGAAGAGACTGGGATGTGGAGATATAGGCAACGTTTATCTATCAGAGTTGACGGGcactaaaacttattttgcCATGAAGGTAATGGATAAATCAGCTCTTGCTGCTCGCAAGAAGCTATTGAGGGCTCAGACGGAAAGAGAGATACTGCAATCTCTGGATCATCCATTCCTACCCACATtgtattcatattttgaaacagAGAAGTTCTCTTGCTTGGTAATGGAGTTTTGCCCCGGTGGAGACCTGCATGCACTCAGGCAAAAACAACCGGGAAAGTATTTTCCAGAGCATGCTGCCAG GTTTTATGTGGCTGAAGTTCTTCTTGCTCTTGAGTATTTGCACATGCTTGGTATCATTTACAGAGACCTAAAACCAGAAAATGTGTTGGTGAGAGAAGATGGGCACATAATGCTTTCAGATTTTGACCTCTCTCTAAGATGTGCTGTCTGCCCAACTCTGGTGAGATCCTCTAACTTAAGCTTGGAGACAAAGAACTCAGCATACTGTGTTCAACCTGCCTGCATAGAGCCAACTTGTGTAATGCAGCCAGATTGCATCCAACCTGCCTGTTTTGCACCACGTTTCTTATCAGGCAAgcccaagaaagaaaaaaagaacaagtcAAAGAATGAAACATGTCATCAAGTAACTCCTCTCCCTGAACTCATTGCTGAACCCACCAGTGCTCGGTCAATGTCTTTTGTTGGTACACATGAGTACTTGGCACCAGAAATCATTAAAGGTGAAGGCCATGGTAGTGCTGTAGATTGGTGGACATTTGGGATATTTCTTTATGAGCTTTTGTTTGGTAAAACTCCATTCAAGGGAGCTGGGAACCGGGCTACTCTATTTAATGTGGTTGGCCAGCCCTTGAGATTTCCAGAGTCACCTTCTGTGAGCTTTGCTGCCAGAGACTTGATTAGGGGTCTACTTGTAAAAGAGCCACAGCATCGTCTTGCTTATAGGCGTGGTGCTACAGAAGTTAAGCAACATCCTTTCTTTCAAAGTGTGAATTGGGCACTCATCCGTTGTACAAATCCCCCAGACGTGCCAAAACCAGTTGTGATGGACTTCCCTATCATTGATCCGCCAAAAGCACCCACAACTGAGGTGCCTGGTGTTGATGTGAAGCCTTCAGGTAATTATTTAGAGATtgatttcttttaa
- the LOC142632481 gene encoding uncharacterized protein LOC142632481, with translation MSLIIGKRDQNDNRSILKVNIDGATFKDVGHCGLGVIVRNDEGEIMGAMSKRIHFPLGALEAEAKAAECGVLFAWELGLREVIIEGDSQVVIHALSTEQPTPLSIQQLISGTKTWLPNFRSWKARFARRDCNKAAHLMARHAKEIEDCIIWVEDTPPFIVSEINSDVISLGSTQV, from the exons ATGTCACTCATTATTGGTAAACG GGATCAAAATGACAATCGCTCAATACTCAAGGTAAACATAGATGGTGCAACGTTTAAAGACGTAGGGCATTGTGGGCTGGGAGTAATAGTTCGGAATGATGAAGGAGAGATCATGGGTGCAATGTCGAAGAGGATTCATTTCCCTCTGGGAGCGTTAGAAGCTGAAGCCAAGGCAGCGGAGTGTGGTGTGCTTTTTGCATGGGAGCTGGGGCTTAGAGAAGTCATTATTGAAGGGGATTCACAGGTAGTCATTCATGCCCTGTCTACAGAGCAACCTACCCCCTTATCAATCCAGCAGCTCATATCAGGGACTAAGACATGGTTGCCAAATTTCAGATCCTGGAAGGCGCGTTTTGCACGAAGGGACTGTAACAAAGCAGCTCATTTGATGGCTAGACATGCTAAGGAAATTGAAGATTGTATTATTTGGGTGGAGGACACTCCCCCTTTTATTGTATCTGAAATTAACTCTGATGTAATTTCTCTGGGTTCTACCcaagtttaa